The segment TCCGGCATCGAAGCAAAAACATGGGCTGAGAATTTCGACACGGTTAGCATTTGCTTCTCCAAAGGACTCGGCGCACCCGTCGGATCCTGTCTTGCTGGTGACTCATCGATGCGAAAGTCAATGATTCGGCATCGAAAAGTGCTCGGCGGCGGCATGCGTCAGTCCGGCATCATCGCCGCCGGGGCACTCTACGCACTCGACAACAATATTGACCGACTTGCGGACGATCACCGCAACGCGAAACGTTTTGCCGAGGTTGTTTCGCAGCACCCGAAACTGTCGATTGATATCGATTCGGTTCACACAAACATTGCGATCTTCCACGTTGATCCATCGATCGGCACGGCTGCTGAAATGGTCGAGCGTTGCGGCGCGGCGGGTGTTGGCATGTATCCGTTTAGCCACGACACCGTCCGGGCGGTGACGCATATGCATATTGACGAAGCTGATGCTGTGAAGGCAGCCGAGCGAATCTGCGAAGTGGCAGGCTGACGTCTTTTGAGATTTGTTGAGGTTCCGCATGTCGACGAAAGCACGCAAAATCCAGCTTTCATTGAGAGCCATGTTGCTTGTGGTCACGCTTGCCATCATCGCGCTCGCCGTTTTTTTGGCCCAAGGCGAAATGGATCGCCATCAAACATGACGACGGCGCCTACGTCGGTGGGGTTCCCGCCCCGGGCGATCATGTCGAAGTCTTTGCGACGACAGACACGGGAGAAATCAAGTCTCTCGCCAGGGACCTGGTTGTCCTGGAACATCCGGACTGGAAGTTTACCGACGGGATAGCAATGAGACTGAAGTTACAAATCAACTGGCGTCAACAATGGTCGATCAGCGGATACAAACACTATCGCATCGCGATCAGTTCAGACTCGCACTAAGAGCCGCCACGAGGCTCTGCCCCAGTTCGGATCTCGCCTGCGCTTCAAACACGCGCGTTTGCTCGCCGGTCGGCGCCATTTGGATCCACACATCGATATCAGGGAGCTGAGCTTCGATGCGGTCCGCCCATTCAATGATTAATACTTCTCCGTCGTCGACGCGTTCAAACAGATCCAACTCGTCGACCTCCTCAGCATGCGCAATGCGATAGGCATCCATGTGCAGCAGTTTCAAACGCCCGACATATGGCACGCACAACGTATAGGTCGGGCTGACGACAGGCTGATCAATCTTTAGTCCGCGAGCAATGGCTTGCGTTAAACGCGTCTTGCCACTGCCGAGCGTTCCGCAGAGTCCAATGACCATGCCTGGCTGCAACTGTTCTCCAATCGCAAGCCCGAGAGCTTCGGTTTCCGATTCAGAATCGAGATTAATAGAAAGCGACGCTGTGATCTTCAAGTCTCCATATTTCAAAACCAAAACTGCCTTGCTGAATTCGTGTGAAATTCAGCAACAGCCATTCATTGGACCGAATCGGATTAGACAGAATCGGCAAACGCTTCCATGTCCGCCGCGAACGCATCCAGGCGGGCTTCCATTTCGCCGCGACATTTTTCGACGTCAGACGACTCCTCGGGAGCGACCGTTGTGAACATGTAGAACTTGATTTTAGGCTCCGTTCCGGAAGGTCGAGCCGCGACGTAGTTGCCTTCGATTTCGGTTTCAAAAAAGATCAAATCTCCGACCGGCCCTTCAAATGACTCCTCGGATCCGTCAGCGAACTTACGTTTCAGTGATCCATAGTCGGCGACAGACTTGATCGCCAACCCGCCCATCGTCTTCGGCGGAGCACTGCGGAATGTGGCCATCAGTTCTTTCATCTTCTTCATGCCATCCGAGCCCTCCATGCGAACGTTGATCAAACGCTCGGCGTGGTAACCGTATTTTTTATAGAGCGACTCCAAATGCTCGTGCAACGAAATGCCTTTCGCCTTCACCATCGCCGCCAGTTCACACATCAGCAAACAGGCGATCGCACCGTCTTTGTCGCGACAGTACTGGCCAACCAGAAATCCGTGTGACTCTTCGGTACCGTAAAGGAAATTATCAGGTCCTTCGACATCCATCACGTTGCAGATCCATTTGAATCCGACCAGGTTTTCATCGTTACACTTGATGCCGTAGGCTTCGCAAACGCGGCGAAGCATTCGGGTCGTGACCAGCGTTGAAACAATGTACTTCTCAGGCGTCAGATTTCCGGCGGCCTGATGTTGCGAAACTACAAAGTCACCCAGCAAGGCGCACAACTGGTTGCCATTGAACGTTTTCCATTCACCAGCCGGATCCATGGATACCGGTGCCGCAGCGCCCATGCGATCGCAGTCAGGATCGGTCGCCAGAATCAGATCTGCACCGCTCTTTTTTGCTTCCTCGATGATCGATTCGAACACAACGGCTCGCTCCGGATTGGAAACGTGACCGGGAACGTTCGGGAAATCACCGCTCGGCTCGCGGTGCGGACCGTAAATCTCAAGGTCGGTAAAGCCTTCAGTTTCCAGCAGAGACTTGACGTTAAACTCACCCACACCGTGCAACGGCGAGTAGATGACTTTCAGATCACGCGGGCCAGCAAAAGAAACGTTCAGATGTTCCTTCATCAACGCCGCATCAGTCTCTTCCATCACCATGTGAATCTTGCCGTCGGCTACCGCTTGGTCGAAATCGGCTTTCGGAATCTCATCGACATCTGCAACTTTCGCGATCACGGCTTTGTCATGCGGCGGAATCAACTGAGCCCCGTTGGACCAGTAAACCTTGACCGCATTGTCGCTTGGCGGGTTGTGGCTGGCGGTGACCATGATGCCACAGTCGCATTCCTTGTGGCGAATCAGATACGAAAGTTCCGGCGTGCTGCGGAAGTCATCGATGAAGAAAACCTCAAAGCCATTGGCGACCATAATGCTTGCGCAGAGTTCGGCAAACTCCCGCGATCGATGCCGCGTGTCGTACGCGATCGCGAACTTCCATGGGCTGTCGGGCTTGATCTCTTTTATATAGTCGGCCAAGCCTTGAGCACTTTCGCCGATAGTTCGCTCGTTGATCGAGTTACTGCCGAAGGGATACATTTTCCCGCGACGACCTCCGGTACCGAACGGAATCACGGTCCAGAACGCATCGTCCAGCTCTTGCCATTTTTCGTTTTCAACGTGTTCAATAATTTGCGGCACGTACTGCGAATAGCGGGACTCAGTCAGCCAAGATTGAATATTTCCAACGACCGAATCGGTCATCTTTCCGGCTGCTACAGCATCACGGACTTTTTGGAGGCAATCGTCAACGGAAATGGAGGGATCTGACATGAATTTACGTTTACCAGAGACAGTATTAAAAGGCAGTAAGTTTACTAAACGGGGCACCGGATCAGCGAATACATCACGTTTGCGCTGTCCAGTTTGTGTCGCTTGATTCTAGCCAGATAACGCTTTGGCGGGTACAACCTTGGCAAATTTTTAACATCCTCCCTATCTTCCAAAACCATGAACACTTCGGCGAAAAGCGAACCCATCATCAGCGTCTCTGGCTTGCGTGGCATTGTTGGAGAAAGCCTCGACCCTCTGCTGGCGATCAAGTTCACAACCGCTTACGTCCAATTGCTCGACGCCGAAGGACCGATTGTCGTCACGCGAGACGGACGCACGACCGGTCCGATGCTGGCTCAGGCGATCTGTAGCGGACTGGCTTCGATCGGTCGCGACGTGATTTACGGAGACGTTGCTGCCACGCCGACAACGGGAATTTTGGTTCGTGAGCACAATGCGGCGGGCGGGATTCAGATTTCGGCCAGCCATAACCCGCCTCCTTACAACGGCATCAAGCTTTTCGACGCGACGGGCCGAGTCATCAATGCCGAGGCGGGCGAAAAAGTCATCGCAGCGTATCGTGACTATCAGCTTCAATCGGTCACGTGGGAACATGTCGGAACCGTGACGAACCTGGAAGACACCACGTCCGCCCATTTGGCTTCGGTATTGGCGACGGTAAATGCGGAAGCAATCCGCTCGAAAAAATTCAAGGTTGTTCTCGACAGCCACCACGGCGCGGGCTCAGTCCTGGGCCAACAACTTCTGGAAGCGCTCGACTGCGAATATCAATGCCTCGGAGCAGAACCCGACGGGCTGTTTGAACATCCGCCAGAACCGACCGAAGCGAACTTGCAGGACACGGCGAAAAAGAGTGTCGACTTTGGTGCCGATGCGGTGTTCTGTCAGGACCCGGACGCGGATCGGTTGGCAATCATTGACGGCAGCGGAAGCTACATCGGTGAAGAATACACGCTGGCGATCACGCTGAACCATCGCTTGCAACAAACGCCTGGCGACGTGGTGATCAACTGCTCGTCCAGTCGCATGTCGGCTGATATTTGCGATGCGAACGGAAGCACGTTGCATTTGAGCGCGGTCGGAGAAGCCAACGTGACGGGCAAAATGAGTGAACTGAACGCGGTCTACGGCGGCGAAGGAAACGGCGGACCGATCGACCCGAAAGTGGGCTATGTGCGTGACAGTTTTGTAGCGATGGCTCAGGTTTTGGACGCGATGGCGGCGACAGGCAAATCGGTCGCGGAGTTGAAAGCTGATATTCCGTCTTACGAAATCTGCAAAACGAAAGTTGCGATTGATCGGGACAAGGTTCCATCGCTCTACGCCAAATTGCAAGAGAAGTTTTCGGACGCCGAGCACGGAACGATGGACGGATTGCGTTTGGATTGGTCAGACAAATGGATGCTCGTTCGTCCGAGCAATACCGAACCGATTGTGCGTGCGATTGCCGAAGCCACGTCGATGGACGAGGCGAAGAAGCTTTGTGATGCGGCGGCAGAAATCGCGGCCAGTTTGTAGCAGGTGCGTCTGTCTCAGACGCTGTAGTAGGTGAGTCTGTCCCAGACTCACACTCACACCCCGCCCAACCACTGGCTATCGCCAAACAAATTCGCGATTTCGAAACAGCTTGGCTTTTCCATTCGACGCACATCCGACGTCTCAGCCTGAAACAGACTGAACTACTTTTACCGACTTCCCGTGGGCACCTTTCCTACTCAAATGCAACACATCATCGCAACCGACGAAGCCGGATATGGCCCGAATCTTGGGCCGCTGGTGATCGGCGCGACACGATGGAAATGCTCGGACACAAACTTCGATTTCCAGAACGCTCTTTCGGATTTCGTGTTCGATCAAAAAAGCAAATTGGCCAAGTACGAGAAACGCACATCTCAACCTGGGCTCATGATCGCCGACTCAAAAGCGGTTTACGCGTCCGGGAAAATTGAACTGCTGGAGCGTGGTGTTTTAGCGAGCCTGCACGCCATTCACGGCACGGTTCCGCGGACAGGCAACGAACTGATGTCGCTTCTGGGAATCGACAACGACTCGAATCATCACGCGGAGTACTGCCACCTTGAGTACTTCCAATCCAACGAAATCGAACTGCCGTTTCAATGCGAACTTGCTTCGATCCAGGCCCTCGGAAATCAAATCCGAGAATCACTTTCGACAAACGACGCGGCGATTGAGCAACTGTCGGTGGCAACCGTGTTCCCCAAACGTTTTAACGAGAGCATCGATGCGTTGGGCAACAAAGCCAGTTGTCTGACGGCGGAATCATTGAGCCTGATCAGATCGATAATGGATATAACGGACAGTTGCACCGGTGACTGTTTCGACATCCGTTGCGACAAACATGGCGGGCGAAATCGCTACGCTGATTCGCTCAGGGAACATTTTTCAGACCCTTCCGTCATTGTCGAAATCGAAAGCCGTCCCAGCAGCCGGTATCGAATTCAAAACGGAACGTCGTCGATCGAATTTAACGCCAAGGGCGAATCGTGGTTGCCGATCGCGTTGGCGTCGATGGCCGCGAAGTACGTTCGCGAAATGTTTATGCTGCAATGGAATCGATACTGGCAAACACACCTGCCGCAATTGAAACCAACCAAGGGCTATCCGGTCGACGCAAAACGTTTCAAAAAAGACATCGACTCGATGCAAAGGAAGCTGGGCATCGCGGACGCGGACATTTGGCGAATGCGCTAACTTTAGCGGCCCAGATCAGCTGCGCGAACAAGCCCGAGCCTCAATGAATTGACGCTTTCGGTAGATTGCTGTCTTCCCGCAATGACATCGCACCGGCACGATGATGCAGACTCAATCGCTGGAAACGTGGCTCCACGATAAAAGCCCGGAAGTACAGGATGTCAAACCTTATTGACGTAAGACCACCAAGGGGCAAGGTGGTGGTCAAACAAAGTCCTGAGCTTCGCGGGCCTTATTCCAACGAAGCAACTGTCATGCCAGTCGAAGACAAAGCTTTCGCTCAACGATATGCGGCGCGCGACAAATCAACTCGCATTCCACTGTTGCGATTTGGGACACGCGCAGTTTAACAACTGTGCCACGTTGCAACATGAAGATTTACAACCTGTTGCGTCGCAATGCAGCGTACTACAATGGACGCTGATTCCACTTCCCGTTGCCAGAAACAGAACTTATATGCGGAGACCAGAAATGGGTGTTCGACATTCAACGCTGAAACGGTTTGCTTTCACGCTGGTGGAATTGCTGGTCGTTATCGCGATCATTGGCATCCTGATTGCAATGCTTCTGCCGGCCGTCCAATCAGTCCGCGAGGCCGCAAGGCGCATCGAATGTGCCAACCAGATCCGGCAGCTTGGTCTGGCCGTAATCAATCATGAATCGGCCCACATGCACTTTCCGTCGGGATGGATCGGCGGCAAGGATCTGCCAACGGAAACGGGCTGGGGCTGGACCGCACAAATCCTTCCGTTCTTTGAACAGAATGCAATTTATTCCCGGTTCACTCAGACAGAAAATCTGGTGGACAGAAAATACGACGAGGTGGTCGTTCAGCGAATCCCAAATCTGTTCTGTCCCAGTTCGACACACGACACTCCAACGTTCGAGTTGGAAACGATGAGGCTGCCGGAGAGTTCGAGCACATCCGGTTCAGAGGAAATGCTGCACGATGTTCCTGTCTCGGTTCCGTATCACATCGGCCGGACGCATTACGTCGGGTGCATCGGTTCTTCGGTGCGTCAAATTGAGATGTCAGCCAACGACGACGGTGATGGAGAAGGCGAGATGTGCCCCGATCCGGACTTGCTGGAGTCGGGCGACACCAACATAAACGGCGTGTTTTATCAAAACAGCGACACCGGCTATCGTGATCTGCTCGACGGATCAAGCAACACGGTACTGCTGGGCGAACGCAGTTCAGACTCCTTTGATTCGGCATGGGCTGGAGTTGTGACAGGGTCGGAGTATCCGGGCTGGCGAGTTGTTGGTTGGACTGGCGAGCCACCGAACAACAAGGGCGGCATCGACGCTCATTTCCATGGGTTCGCTCAATTCAACAGCATGCATACCGGCGGCATCACCGTTTTTGCTTTCGCGGACGGTTCGGTGCATATGATTGACGAAAACGTAACCGCAGATTTGTTTTACGCCTTGGGGACGATTCGAGGCGGTGAAGTTATTCCGCACGAAGATTTTTAAAGCCACAGCGGCACGTTTCAAACGGCGAAGATGAATTCACAACCAGACATTTCCAGTTCGCCAGCTCGAACAATCATCTTCGCGATCAATCCGAATTCCGGAGCCACCGACAGAAGGTCACTTTGCGAATCGATCGCCCGACGGCTTGGCGATGAAGGCTTCGCACCAATTCTGCTGACGGATCTTTCGGAAGTTCGACAGCAAACTCAGGAACACCTTGACGCAGGCACGCTTCGTGCGGTCGTCGCTGCTGGAGGCGATGGCACGATTGCGGTATTGGCCAATTTGCTTCCACGAGAAACTCCGTTCGCCATTCTTCCGCTGGGAACCGAAAACCTGCTAGGTCGGCACCTCGGACTGATCGCCGATGAAGACTTTTTCGTCTCCCTGATCAAAACCGGCGAGGAACATCGCATCGACGCAGGTCGCGCGAACGGAAAACTGTTCTTCGTTGTCGCCAGTTGCGGATTCGATGCGGCGGTAGTGAAACGACTGGACGAAGTTCGCACCGGACACATCAATTACTTTTCGTGGCTCAAACCGATTTTTCAAACGATCGTTAGCTATCGATTTCCGAAACTCAACTTCTTTGTCGACGGCACAGAAACCGCGTGGTCGGCTCGATGGGCTTTTGTTTTCAACATCCCGCGCTACGCGATTAACTTGCGAATCACACCAGAGGCCGATGATCGCGACGGCAAACTGGACATGTGCACCTATCGCGACGGCGGAATTCTGCGAGGCGTTTGGTATCTGATCACGACGTTCGTTGGCGGCCACCCAAGGCTCAACTCGACCCGGTTCGCCCAGTTTCGATCGCTGCGAGTCGAAGCCGAAGGCGATGAACCGGTGCACTTCGAGCTTGACGGAGACCCGGGAGGAGTTTTACCGCTGGAGATTGTGGTCGTGCCAGAAGCACTGCGAGTGCTTGTGCCGAACAGGCCCAATGTCTCGGCCACCCCTTGCGATTGACGAACCCGAACGGACGCCATTGAAGGCACCAGAGGCCTATGCTGCTTTCTGCCGATCGGTCACAATAGAGCCATGACAAAAACTCCTCGAAATCCGGTCCAAATCGAAGGTCCTTCTGGCGCATCGCCGGTGCTCATCGGTACAGGTTGTCCGCTGGCGATTATTGCCGGCCCTTGCGTCATCGATCGCGAAGAAACATTGCTTGAGATCGCGGAAACCATCGTTCCAGTGTGTCAAAAGCTGGAACTTCCACTGATTTTCAAAGCTTCCTTTGATAAAGCGAACCGAACGCGAATTGATTCGTACCGGGGAGTAGGCCTGTCCCAGGGGATGGAAATTCTCGGTCGAATCGGTGACAAATATCGCGTCCCGGTCACGACTGACATTCACCTCCCGGAGCAGGCTGAAATTGTTGCTCAGACCTGTGATCTGCTGCAGATTCCAGCCTTTCTTGCGCGGCAAACGGACCTATTGGTTGCCGCCGCGAAAACGGGAAAGCCGGTAAACGTCAAGAAGGGCCAGTTTATGGCACCATGGGACATGAACCATGTTGTTGGTAAACTGTTAGATGCTGGTTGTGACCAAACGATGCTGACCGAAAGAGGCACTTTTTTTGGTTACGGTCGACTGGTCAACGATATGCGATCGATCGTCGAGATGGGATCGCTTGGCGTGCCAGTGATTTTCGATGCGACGCACAGCGTACAGCAACCGAGTGCCGCCAACGGAGTCACCGGTGGTCAGCGTGAGATGGTTCCTCATCTCGCCCGTGCCGCCGTTGCCTGTGGTTGCGATGCGGTCTTTCTGGAGACTCATCCCCGTCCGGAAGAATCGCCCAGCGACGGTGCCAACATGGTACCGCTCGATGAATTTGAATCGTTGCTGACGTCGCTGAAGCAGATTGCTGCTTGTGTGCGAGCGTCGTCATAACAAACTTACTGATTTCAAACCGAAACGAAGAACATGCGTCAAGCTCTCACCTTCTCCACACTCTCTCTTGCATTTCTGTTTGCTGTTTCGGGCTGCGAACGTCCAGAAGATCCGATGTTGAAGATTCTCGAATCAACAGCTTCGCAAACTCGCGTCGATGACCTGTCGCGAACGATGGACTTCGTTTTTAGCGAACGCCAATTCGATCAAACTGAATTCAACAACAGCATTTCCCAGGGCCTCAACCGGTGGGCCGGATATTCAGCGGCACAGTTTGAAAAAACCGACTGGAAAGAAGACGCGACGATCAACGAAGTGCTTGAGCCTTACGGCACTCGTATTCCGACCGTCAACCGAATCGAAGGCTCAAGCTTCATTTCTTCTGACGGACAATATCTACAGTCGATGGCGTGGCTGGGCCAGATTGCCGAACGGGTCGAGGAAAATCCTTACCTTGGTCAGTTCGAACTGTTTCGATTGATGGCTGACAATTACGAACCAACTGACGAAGACGAATCACCGGTCGACACCGTGTTTCAAAAACTGAATCCCGACATGGAAAAAGCAGACGCGGAAAAGCTTGCTCTGGCGGTTCAACTTTTCGACTGGGTAACACGGAACATTCAGTTGGACGAAACACCAAGCTACACCGAAGACGAAATCGAAGAGAAGCGTCTGGTCGAAGCAGACACACTTTCTGCTTCAGGTCTGGCTGCTCCGGGCGCCAAACGTACGGCCTGGCAGTTGCTGATGTTCGCTCGCGGAGACTACATCGAGAAAGCCAAGCTCTTCATGATGCTGTGCCATCAGGCGGACTTGCCAGCGGTCATGTTTGCGACCGGCGATGACGAAACACCGTGGGCGGTTGGCGTGCTGATCGGCGAGGAGTACTACCTCTTTGACAGCAAAATGGGGCTGCCGATTCCGGGCAAGAACAACCAGAACATTGCGACGCTTTCGGACGTTACCGCGGATCCGAGCCTTCTTTCATCGCTTGACTTGAGCGTTAAAGAGTCGCTGGCGGAGAATACAAAGTACTGGGTCACCGCTGAGGATCTTGAGTCGATTACGGGGCTTGTTTATTGGAATCCACTGGGAGTTTCTCAACGGATCGCGGTGCTGGAAGAGAACCTTGTCGCTGATCAACGCCTGCTGCTGGTTCAGCGAGCCGACGAAACGATGGCTCAGTTGCCGAAGATCGAGAACGTGGAATACAAGCCATGGGATATCAGTTTGCAAACGGCCGAATTCCGTCAGGTTTTGCGGGAGGCTCTTCCCAAGGCCGTTACCGATGATGCTTTGGCAGAACGAATTCGCTGGTATTTCTCCGAAGAAGCCTACGTGATGCAATTCCCGAATTATCGAACCGGACGGACTCGATTTCTTTTGGGGAAATTTGAGCGTCCACGCGAAAGTCGAACTCGCGACGCGATCGAGAGTTTCGCGATGCTGATGTACGAGGACGAAATCATTGACGGGCTGAAGTCCGATCGAAGTTTGCAAACGATGATTGGAATCAGAAGTGCCGGTCAAACAGAAGGCGAATTCGAACGCGAAATCAGATCTCGCCAGGCACAGATGCGTCTGGTTCGTCGCGACGCTGGTTTGTTCATGTGCCAGGCTCACTTCGATAACGGAAGCATGTCGACGACGGCGAACTGGGTTCCAAAACTTTTGGAAGAGCAGGACGTTGAACGCTGGGAGCCAGGTTTGAAATACCTCAATGCCCGGTCTCTTGAGGCTCGTCATCAGTACGATGAAGCGATTGAGCAACTGAAGGCGGAAGGCCCTCAGCAACACGGAAACCTGATTCGCGCCCGTTTGCTGAAGCAGCAAATTGAGACTCAGTACGCGAGCAAGGCTGACAAGTCAAACGAGCAATAGTCTGCGATGGCTTCCGAACCGATAGACGATGCCGCTCCAACTGAGCGTGCAACATCAACAGCCAAGCATTCGCCGTTTCCGGCACGTCGTTCGCGACTGATCGAGCGGCTTGACGGTGCGACGCTTTTGGTTTCGAACCTCGTTAACGTTCGCTACCTGACCGGGTTCACAGGAAGCAATGCTTTTCTGCTTGTCCGCGATGGGATGACGCTGCTGTTGACTGACGGCAGATATGTAACTCAAGTCGCCAGCGAATGCCCGGACGTGGAAACGGCGATCCGCAGCGTTGACTCCACGATGCTCGACTTGCTGATTGCAGCTTTGCAGGACCATGGCGTTTCGAACTGCTTGATCGAATCCGATACGATGACAAGGGCTTTGTGGCGCGACCTGACTGCGGCGGCGGACAATGTTGACTTTGAAGACTCGACAGGCATCGTCGCACAGATTCGGGCGATCA is part of the Mariniblastus fucicola genome and harbors:
- the tsaE gene encoding tRNA (adenosine(37)-N6)-threonylcarbamoyltransferase complex ATPase subunit type 1 TsaE; translated protein: MKITASLSINLDSESETEALGLAIGEQLQPGMVIGLCGTLGSGKTRLTQAIARGLKIDQPVVSPTYTLCVPYVGRLKLLHMDAYRIAHAEEVDELDLFERVDDGEVLIIEWADRIEAQLPDIDVWIQMAPTGEQTRVFEAQARSELGQSLVAALSASLN
- a CDS encoding phospho-sugar mutase — translated: MSDPSISVDDCLQKVRDAVAAGKMTDSVVGNIQSWLTESRYSQYVPQIIEHVENEKWQELDDAFWTVIPFGTGGRRGKMYPFGSNSINERTIGESAQGLADYIKEIKPDSPWKFAIAYDTRHRSREFAELCASIMVANGFEVFFIDDFRSTPELSYLIRHKECDCGIMVTASHNPPSDNAVKVYWSNGAQLIPPHDKAVIAKVADVDEIPKADFDQAVADGKIHMVMEETDAALMKEHLNVSFAGPRDLKVIYSPLHGVGEFNVKSLLETEGFTDLEIYGPHREPSGDFPNVPGHVSNPERAVVFESIIEEAKKSGADLILATDPDCDRMGAAAPVSMDPAGEWKTFNGNQLCALLGDFVVSQHQAAGNLTPEKYIVSTLVTTRMLRRVCEAYGIKCNDENLVGFKWICNVMDVEGPDNFLYGTEESHGFLVGQYCRDKDGAIACLLMCELAAMVKAKGISLHEHLESLYKKYGYHAERLINVRMEGSDGMKKMKELMATFRSAPPKTMGGLAIKSVADYGSLKRKFADGSEESFEGPVGDLIFFETEIEGNYVAARPSGTEPKIKFYMFTTVAPEESSDVEKCRGEMEARLDAFAADMEAFADSV
- the glmM gene encoding phosphoglucosamine mutase → MNTSAKSEPIISVSGLRGIVGESLDPLLAIKFTTAYVQLLDAEGPIVVTRDGRTTGPMLAQAICSGLASIGRDVIYGDVAATPTTGILVREHNAAGGIQISASHNPPPYNGIKLFDATGRVINAEAGEKVIAAYRDYQLQSVTWEHVGTVTNLEDTTSAHLASVLATVNAEAIRSKKFKVVLDSHHGAGSVLGQQLLEALDCEYQCLGAEPDGLFEHPPEPTEANLQDTAKKSVDFGADAVFCQDPDADRLAIIDGSGSYIGEEYTLAITLNHRLQQTPGDVVINCSSSRMSADICDANGSTLHLSAVGEANVTGKMSELNAVYGGEGNGGPIDPKVGYVRDSFVAMAQVLDAMAATGKSVAELKADIPSYEICKTKVAIDRDKVPSLYAKLQEKFSDAEHGTMDGLRLDWSDKWMLVRPSNTEPIVRAIAEATSMDEAKKLCDAAAEIAASL
- a CDS encoding DUF1559 family PulG-like putative transporter, which translates into the protein MGVRHSTLKRFAFTLVELLVVIAIIGILIAMLLPAVQSVREAARRIECANQIRQLGLAVINHESAHMHFPSGWIGGKDLPTETGWGWTAQILPFFEQNAIYSRFTQTENLVDRKYDEVVVQRIPNLFCPSSTHDTPTFELETMRLPESSSTSGSEEMLHDVPVSVPYHIGRTHYVGCIGSSVRQIEMSANDDGDGEGEMCPDPDLLESGDTNINGVFYQNSDTGYRDLLDGSSNTVLLGERSSDSFDSAWAGVVTGSEYPGWRVVGWTGEPPNNKGGIDAHFHGFAQFNSMHTGGITVFAFADGSVHMIDENVTADLFYALGTIRGGEVIPHEDF
- a CDS encoding diacylglycerol/lipid kinase family protein, producing the protein MNSQPDISSSPARTIIFAINPNSGATDRRSLCESIARRLGDEGFAPILLTDLSEVRQQTQEHLDAGTLRAVVAAGGDGTIAVLANLLPRETPFAILPLGTENLLGRHLGLIADEDFFVSLIKTGEEHRIDAGRANGKLFFVVASCGFDAAVVKRLDEVRTGHINYFSWLKPIFQTIVSYRFPKLNFFVDGTETAWSARWAFVFNIPRYAINLRITPEADDRDGKLDMCTYRDGGILRGVWYLITTFVGGHPRLNSTRFAQFRSLRVEAEGDEPVHFELDGDPGGVLPLEIVVVPEALRVLVPNRPNVSATPCD
- the kdsA gene encoding 3-deoxy-8-phosphooctulonate synthase, translating into MTKTPRNPVQIEGPSGASPVLIGTGCPLAIIAGPCVIDREETLLEIAETIVPVCQKLELPLIFKASFDKANRTRIDSYRGVGLSQGMEILGRIGDKYRVPVTTDIHLPEQAEIVAQTCDLLQIPAFLARQTDLLVAAAKTGKPVNVKKGQFMAPWDMNHVVGKLLDAGCDQTMLTERGTFFGYGRLVNDMRSIVEMGSLGVPVIFDATHSVQQPSAANGVTGGQREMVPHLARAAVACGCDAVFLETHPRPEESPSDGANMVPLDEFESLLTSLKQIAACVRASS